Proteins encoded within one genomic window of Chitinivibrio alkaliphilus ACht1:
- a CDS encoding RAD55 family ATPase → MSSHRAKTGIQAFDNMISGGLIAGSANLIEGAPGTGKTTLAMQFIYNGIVKYNEPGLIITFEEFPQQFYHDALELGWDLRALEKEGMLRVIFSDPETTLHEIENPEGDFVSLIEEYDVKRVAIDSMTHFEYLTRDHYEVRDIERRFINALKREGVTSVLLKENDALLGQVPNSITSKTPFVVDTYILLRYVEVESAIRKALLILKMRGSQHDKDIRQYAITPTGIEVEETFEGHEGIMSGITHRKPQEAFMNVFGKK, encoded by the coding sequence ATGAGTTCTCACCGAGCAAAAACAGGGATTCAAGCCTTTGACAATATGATCAGCGGTGGTCTTATTGCGGGGTCTGCAAATCTCATTGAAGGAGCACCCGGGACGGGAAAAACAACCTTGGCAATGCAGTTTATCTATAATGGCATTGTAAAATACAATGAACCGGGTCTTATCATTACCTTTGAGGAGTTTCCGCAACAATTCTACCATGACGCCCTTGAATTGGGTTGGGATCTACGAGCCCTTGAGAAAGAGGGTATGTTACGGGTCATCTTCTCAGATCCAGAAACAACCCTCCATGAAATTGAAAATCCTGAAGGAGATTTCGTCTCCCTCATTGAAGAGTACGATGTTAAACGGGTTGCCATAGACAGTATGACCCACTTTGAATATCTCACGCGAGACCATTATGAGGTACGCGATATTGAGCGGCGATTTATTAACGCCCTTAAAAGAGAAGGGGTTACCTCAGTTCTTTTGAAGGAAAACGATGCCTTACTGGGACAGGTTCCAAATAGCATCACCAGCAAAACCCCCTTTGTGGTTGATACGTATATTCTTCTTCGCTACGTTGAGGTTGAAAGTGCCATTCGTAAAGCCTTACTTATTTTAAAAATGCGCGGAAGTCAACACGACAAGGATATTCGCCAGTATGCAATTACCCCTACGGGAATTGAAGTCGAAGAGACTTTTGAAGGCCATGAGGGGATTATGAGCGGTATCACCCACCGAAAACCGCAAGAAGCCTTCATGAACGTATTCGGAAAAAAGTAG
- the argH gene encoding argininosuccinate lyase, whose translation MAEQKNKMWDGRFSRPSAELMERFNNSLPIDQRLIEEDIRGSKAWAGGLLKEGVLTAEEFTLICSGLDSISARYRAGEELFTASDEDIHMAVERLLGDEIGEVAAKLHTGRSRNDQVATDFRLYVKNSVATLVNSLTRVQKVLLTMAERDRDVIIPGYTHYQQAQPVALSHYWLSFFFILDREKKRLHAASEGADILPLGSGAIAGSGFAVDRSALAEELGFSRITDNSMDGVAARDFVLEALHAIASLGITISRYAEDLIVWSTYEFGFIELDDQWSTGSSMMPQKKNPDSLELIRGKSGRFLGNYTRFATTLKGIGLTYFKDLQEDKEPFIDSYEEMNLVLSVCEHVLGTLAVRKEAIAEKLNPFLLATDVADYLVRKGVPFRKCHHIVGRLVGDCIARGVELTDLSVEALREYSPHFGEDVQALFSWETALKGRDIYGGTGPGSVEKQLAKARELLNNA comes from the coding sequence ATGGCAGAACAGAAAAATAAAATGTGGGATGGGCGCTTTTCACGGCCTTCAGCAGAGCTAATGGAGCGGTTTAACAACTCTCTTCCCATTGACCAACGCTTAATTGAAGAGGATATTCGCGGTTCAAAGGCATGGGCCGGTGGGCTTTTGAAAGAGGGCGTTCTCACAGCAGAAGAGTTTACCCTGATCTGTTCCGGCTTAGATTCAATTTCAGCACGATACCGTGCTGGAGAAGAGCTTTTTACTGCTTCCGATGAAGATATTCATATGGCCGTGGAGCGACTTCTTGGCGATGAGATTGGGGAGGTTGCGGCAAAACTACATACGGGGCGATCGCGCAATGATCAAGTGGCGACCGATTTTCGTCTGTACGTTAAAAATAGTGTGGCAACTTTGGTGAATAGCCTTACCCGGGTGCAGAAGGTTCTTCTTACCATGGCAGAACGTGACAGAGATGTGATAATTCCAGGATATACGCATTATCAACAGGCACAACCCGTTGCACTTTCTCATTATTGGCTCTCATTCTTTTTTATTTTAGATCGTGAAAAAAAACGACTTCATGCAGCCTCTGAAGGGGCTGATATATTGCCTCTTGGTTCAGGGGCCATTGCAGGAAGTGGCTTTGCCGTAGACCGGAGTGCCTTAGCTGAAGAGCTTGGTTTTTCGCGGATCACCGATAACTCTATGGATGGGGTTGCCGCTCGTGACTTTGTTCTCGAAGCACTTCACGCCATAGCATCTTTGGGAATAACCATAAGTCGCTATGCAGAAGATCTCATTGTCTGGTCCACCTATGAATTTGGCTTTATAGAGCTTGATGATCAGTGGTCAACGGGGTCTTCCATGATGCCGCAGAAAAAAAATCCCGATTCTTTGGAATTGATTCGGGGAAAATCAGGACGATTCTTGGGTAATTATACCCGTTTTGCCACGACCCTTAAGGGCATAGGGTTAACCTACTTTAAGGATTTGCAGGAAGATAAAGAGCCCTTTATTGATAGCTATGAGGAAATGAACCTTGTACTTTCTGTGTGTGAGCATGTTCTTGGAACACTGGCGGTACGGAAAGAGGCTATTGCCGAAAAATTAAATCCCTTTTTGCTTGCCACAGACGTGGCAGACTACCTTGTGCGCAAGGGGGTTCCCTTTCGAAAATGTCACCATATTGTGGGACGTCTCGTTGGAGATTGTATTGCCCGCGGGGTAGAGCTGACCGATCTGAGCGTAGAAGCGCTGCGTGAATACTCTCCCCATTTTGGCGAGGATGTGCAGGCTCTCTTTTCGTGGGAGACAGCCTTGAAAGGGAGAGATATTTATGGCGGGACTGGCCCAGGCAGTGTGGAGAAGCAGCTTGCAAAAGCGCGTGAACTCCTCAATAACGCATGA
- a CDS encoding response regulator transcription factor, whose translation MIKKRILIVEDDEDITEIMTMVLETENFDVYSVSNPLNALEEARKCNPQAILLDLTMPQMSGWELYKKLRSDPDFSTIPVAIVTAKSEEFDAVVGLHVMRADAYITKPFGKQQLIDSVKKLFSE comes from the coding sequence ATGATAAAAAAGCGAATTCTCATTGTGGAAGATGATGAAGATATTACAGAGATCATGACCATGGTCCTTGAGACGGAAAACTTTGATGTATACTCTGTAAGTAATCCTCTGAACGCACTTGAAGAAGCACGAAAATGCAACCCTCAGGCGATTCTTCTTGACCTCACCATGCCCCAAATGAGTGGATGGGAACTCTATAAAAAACTACGGAGTGACCCCGACTTTTCCACAATACCGGTGGCAATTGTTACGGCAAAATCTGAAGAGTTTGATGCCGTAGTAGGGCTTCATGTCATGCGTGCCGATGCCTATATCACAAAACCCTTTGGCAAACAACAACTCATAGACAGTGTGAAGAAACTATTTTCTGAATAA
- the rpsF gene encoding 30S ribosomal protein S6, with the protein MKKYETVMVFDGALPEETIAKEQQGIEGLIKKECSLVTVDVWGKKTLAYPINDKKSGFYCLFVYEYDKDANALINDSVRYNDNVLRTMTVIADDSPVVAQKSESGAVAAPTSDDSGSEGEE; encoded by the coding sequence ATGAAAAAATATGAAACTGTTATGGTTTTTGACGGCGCCCTGCCCGAAGAGACCATTGCAAAGGAGCAGCAAGGAATTGAAGGGCTTATCAAAAAAGAGTGTTCCCTTGTTACTGTTGACGTATGGGGTAAGAAAACCCTTGCGTATCCGATAAATGATAAAAAAAGTGGATTTTACTGCCTGTTTGTATATGAGTACGATAAAGATGCAAATGCGCTGATCAATGACTCTGTACGGTATAACGATAATGTTCTTCGTACCATGACTGTTATTGCTGATGACTCTCCCGTGGTAGCGCAGAAGAGCGAGAGTGGTGCTGTTGCAGCTCCAACAAGTGATGATTCCGGATCTGAAGGAGAAGAATAA
- the rpsR gene encoding 30S ribosomal protein S18: MPRKRKVCMFCEDKIVPSYKNVENLKSKITSRGKIFPRRITGVCATHQRILAREIKRARQLALLPFVAENINK, from the coding sequence ATGCCAAGAAAAAGAAAAGTATGCATGTTTTGCGAGGACAAGATTGTTCCTTCCTATAAAAATGTAGAAAATTTGAAGTCAAAGATCACATCTCGCGGTAAGATTTTCCCCCGTAGAATTACCGGTGTGTGCGCAACTCATCAAAGAATATTGGCACGTGAAATTAAACGAGCCAGACAGCTTGCCCTGTTGCCTTTTGTTGCAGAGAATATTAATAAGTAG
- the argF gene encoding ornithine carbamoyltransferase, whose translation MKRDFLTLQNFSPAEITEIVTMAETLKKDRYTGEQKEIFGGRSAVLIFDKPSLRTKITFETGIFELGGNALSMAANTGRLGERESIEDMAKNLDRWVHLLVVRTFSHQAVEKLAQSAHIPVINALTDEYHPCQSIALGLTLREHFRGETIHMAYIGDGNNVCVSHMFYAALTGHTITICTPPGYEPPKSAVEKAQSLCRQSGGKIHLTTSPTQAVSHADLVYTDVWASMGQEDEAQDRNTIFAPYQVNAELMKHAPDHALFSHCLPAHRGDEVSADIIDSGRSIVFDEAENRLHAHKSIITFLLEAHQ comes from the coding sequence ATGAAAAGAGATTTTTTAACCCTGCAAAACTTTTCACCCGCTGAAATCACTGAAATTGTCACCATGGCTGAAACGCTTAAGAAAGATCGTTACACGGGTGAACAAAAAGAGATTTTCGGTGGAAGAAGTGCAGTACTCATTTTCGACAAGCCATCCCTGCGAACAAAAATCACCTTTGAAACAGGCATATTTGAGCTTGGAGGAAATGCTCTAAGTATGGCCGCAAACACCGGCCGTCTTGGAGAGCGTGAATCCATTGAGGACATGGCCAAAAATTTAGACCGCTGGGTGCACCTGCTTGTGGTGCGAACCTTTTCTCACCAGGCCGTGGAAAAACTTGCACAAAGTGCGCATATCCCCGTCATTAATGCCTTAACCGACGAGTATCATCCGTGTCAATCAATTGCCCTTGGGCTTACTCTGCGGGAACACTTTCGGGGTGAGACCATACACATGGCATACATCGGTGACGGAAATAACGTTTGCGTCTCTCACATGTTTTATGCCGCCCTTACTGGGCATACAATAACCATCTGTACTCCCCCCGGCTATGAGCCGCCAAAATCCGCCGTGGAAAAAGCACAATCTCTGTGTCGCCAAAGTGGCGGAAAAATTCACCTTACCACCTCTCCCACTCAAGCAGTATCTCACGCCGACCTTGTCTATACCGATGTGTGGGCCAGCATGGGACAGGAAGATGAAGCTCAAGACAGAAACACAATCTTTGCACCCTACCAAGTAAACGCAGAACTCATGAAGCATGCGCCAGATCATGCTCTCTTCTCGCACTGCCTCCCAGCTCACCGTGGAGACGAAGTCTCTGCAGACATTATAGATAGTGGACGATCCATTGTGTTTGATGAGGCAGAAAACCGCCTCCATGCACATAAATCAATTATCACCTTTCTCCTTGAGGCACACCAATGA
- the pth gene encoding aminoacyl-tRNA hydrolase: MSDLRHVLVGIGNPGKQYECTRHNAGFMVLDTLRSHPFFPSWEEQECGFSRVWKSHERGVLIVQPETYVNRTGVALAELLEKYDVSVENLLVLVDDFNLPLGTIRFRRSGGDGGHNGLKSLIEYVGECFARLRIGIGPVPVSQTVVDFVLGEFSPDETDCMVKTQKRAAEACTVYFDQGIDRTMNRYNC, translated from the coding sequence TTGTCTGATTTACGACATGTCCTTGTGGGCATAGGTAATCCAGGAAAACAATATGAATGCACTCGGCATAATGCAGGCTTTATGGTGCTTGACACTTTGCGAAGCCATCCCTTCTTCCCGTCATGGGAAGAGCAAGAGTGTGGGTTTTCTCGGGTTTGGAAGTCTCATGAGCGGGGAGTTCTTATCGTTCAGCCTGAGACCTATGTGAATCGGACTGGTGTAGCTTTGGCTGAACTGCTTGAAAAATACGATGTTTCTGTGGAGAATCTCCTTGTGCTGGTGGATGATTTTAATCTTCCCCTTGGAACAATACGATTTCGCAGAAGCGGAGGTGATGGCGGTCATAATGGCTTGAAATCCTTAATAGAATATGTTGGTGAGTGTTTTGCCCGTTTACGAATAGGTATCGGCCCGGTGCCGGTGTCACAGACTGTGGTTGATTTCGTGCTTGGGGAATTTTCTCCAGATGAAACCGACTGTATGGTAAAAACGCAGAAGCGTGCCGCAGAGGCGTGTACCGTATATTTCGATCAGGGCATCGACAGGACGATGAATAGATATAATTGTTAA
- the spoVG gene encoding septation regulator SpoVG, which yields MDITEVKVMPRQKDGKLLAFANIVFDDAFVVRGIKVIAGNKGLFISMPSRKGKTGKYQDVAHPINNDMRMAIQRAVLDAYEEAAAEENGQVSEGNEVSVEYQEE from the coding sequence GTGGATATCACCGAAGTGAAAGTTATGCCGAGACAAAAGGATGGGAAACTTCTTGCCTTTGCAAACATCGTATTTGACGATGCTTTTGTTGTTCGTGGGATAAAGGTTATTGCCGGAAATAAGGGGCTCTTTATTTCTATGCCGAGCAGGAAGGGTAAAACAGGAAAATATCAAGATGTTGCGCACCCCATAAATAATGATATGCGCATGGCTATTCAACGCGCCGTTCTCGATGCCTATGAAGAGGCTGCCGCAGAAGAAAATGGGCAGGTATCCGAGGGAAATGAAGTATCTGTGGAGTATCAAGAAGAGTAA
- the rplI gene encoding 50S ribosomal protein L9, translated as MKIILIKDYPRLGSKNDVVEVKRGYARNYLIPEGIAVMATKGNLRHAEEMKKYSHKHEERAIALAQENAEKVAGLTVTLQRNAKAESERIYGSVSSVDIAEALQAEGIDVHHSSVLIPERIKNLGVYDITVKLHKSIEATLKLWVVREEE; from the coding sequence ATGAAGATTATCTTAATAAAAGATTACCCGAGACTGGGTAGCAAAAATGATGTGGTTGAGGTAAAGCGGGGATATGCACGAAACTATCTTATTCCCGAAGGAATTGCCGTAATGGCAACCAAGGGGAATTTACGGCATGCCGAAGAGATGAAAAAATATTCTCATAAGCATGAAGAGCGTGCCATTGCCCTTGCACAGGAAAATGCGGAAAAAGTAGCTGGTCTGACCGTAACATTACAGCGAAATGCAAAAGCAGAGAGCGAAAGAATTTACGGTTCGGTTTCTTCTGTTGATATCGCAGAGGCATTACAGGCTGAGGGGATTGACGTTCATCATTCCTCCGTTCTTATTCCAGAGCGAATCAAGAATCTCGGTGTGTATGATATTACGGTTAAGCTGCATAAAAGTATTGAGGCGACTCTGAAACTCTGGGTTGTACGCGAAGAGGAGTAA
- a CDS encoding 50S ribosomal protein L25, protein METITLTARARNGTGKSYNRKLRNSGWIPATFYGYGVEALTIEVDYKEFAKLVEQKRHNNFIELKGEGIPGNSVAVVREFDNDPIKLDRYYNIDFQKVVEGRPVTTFAKLNLVGTSEGVIQGGILNQAAYIVRITGAPEHLVRELALDIAPLKAKGDTISATALELPEGVSLAGSQNQVLARLF, encoded by the coding sequence TTGGAGACTATTACGCTGACTGCCCGTGCGCGAAACGGTACAGGAAAAAGTTACAACCGTAAATTACGGAATTCCGGATGGATTCCCGCTACGTTTTATGGTTACGGTGTTGAAGCTCTTACAATCGAAGTCGATTACAAAGAGTTTGCAAAGCTGGTAGAACAAAAACGTCACAACAATTTCATCGAACTGAAGGGCGAAGGTATCCCCGGAAATTCTGTGGCTGTGGTTCGCGAGTTTGATAATGATCCCATTAAACTCGATCGATACTACAATATCGATTTTCAAAAAGTCGTTGAGGGACGTCCCGTGACAACCTTTGCTAAGCTGAACCTTGTAGGTACCAGTGAAGGGGTTATTCAAGGGGGTATTCTCAACCAAGCGGCGTACATTGTGCGGATCACCGGAGCTCCCGAGCATCTTGTTAGAGAACTTGCCCTTGATATTGCACCTTTGAAAGCTAAGGGTGATACGATCTCTGCAACGGCCCTTGAGCTTCCTGAAGGAGTGTCTCTTGCGGGATCTCAAAATCAGGTTTTAGCTCGTTTATTCTAA